The DNA sequence CCTGAAGATTCCCGTCAGTGATGTGATGATCAAAAATGTGGTTGCTGTTAAAAGGGATGCTGACCTGCATGAAGTTGCAAGACTCCTTTCAGAAAATAAAATCAGCGGCCTGCCTGTGGTTGATGAGGAAAACCATGTGATTGGCATTGTCACAGAGGCTGAT is a window from the Nitrospirota bacterium genome containing:
- a CDS encoding CBS domain-containing protein; this translates as MNNTPKDYEISDEDLRAALREIKTYVDITEEDLKKIYTIALRHAKERIALKIPVSDVMIKNVVAVKRDADLHEVARLLSENKISGLPVVDEENHVIGIVTEAD